The sequence below is a genomic window from Sorangiineae bacterium MSr12523.
GTGCCGCGCCAGTGCCCTTCGAGCTTCTGCTCGCCTGATTTATGACAGCCTAGGGCGAGGAGAAGAATGAGGACGGTCGCTCGGCGCACACGGCGAAGTCTACTGCGATTGCGCTATGTCTAAAAGCGTGGCCGAGAAACGTCGTCTCCCCGTCCTGAACAGCTCTCCGCAGGAGCCTCCGCCCGAGGAGCGTCCTGCATGGCACTGGGCGGGCTTCGGCGTCGTCATCATCCTCGCCGCCTGGTTGCCGCTTGCGTACGTCGCCGAGTTTCTCAAGGGCCGCGCCATTCGCGCCTTTTTGGGGCCCGTCGAAAGCGAAGATCAAGCGACCCTGGCCATCGCCGCGCTCTCGTCGGGCGATCGCGCGCGCCTCACCTCCGTTCTCGTGGGCCTTTCCGCGCTGGCCCTCGCCGCGGGATCCCTGGCGGGCGGCTACGTGGTCGGCCGCTGGAGCGACAAGGCCGGGTGGCGCGAATCCGCCGCCGCGGGCGCCGCTGTCGGTGCGCTCACCGGCCTGCTGGCGTTCGCATCGGGCGGCTCGCCCACGGCCTTTTTGCCCGCGATTCTCACCGTGGTCATGGCCGCCCTCGGCGGCTCGTGGGGCGCCCGCCGCAAAACGCCCTAAGAAGACGGGCGGCCGCCGACGTGCTAATTCGCCCGAACCCATGTTTTGCTTGAAGGTGCGGAGCGATGCGGCCTGGGCCAAAGAGGCCGTCGCCCATTTCGACAAGGTCCTCGTGGACCATGCCCATTGCGAGATGAAGGCCGCCTCGAACGCGCTGTCCCTCGCCGCGCGCCACCCCGACGACCTCGCCCTCGTGCGTGCGCTCACCGACCTTGCAAAGGAGGAGCTCGACCACTTCCAGCGGGTGCTCGCCATCCTCGAGGAGCGCGGCATCGCCCTGGGCACGCCCGAGGTCGACACCTACGCGGCCGAGCTGCGAAAGGCCTCCAAGGAACGCCCCGCGGGCTGGCCCGTCCTCGTCGATCGCCTCCTCGTCGGTGCCCTCATCGAGGCGCGCTCGTGCGAGCGGTTCAAGCTCCTTCTGGGCGAGCTCGACCCCGGACGCGAACCCGAGATGCATGCATTCTAC
It includes:
- a CDS encoding tRNA-(ms[2]io[6]A)-hydroxylase — encoded protein: MFCLKVRSDAAWAKEAVAHFDKVLVDHAHCEMKAASNALSLAARHPDDLALVRALTDLAKEELDHFQRVLAILEERGIALGTPEVDTYAAELRKASKERPAGWPVLVDRLLVGALIEARSCERFKLLLGELDPGREPEMHAFYSELFAAEARHYRTFCDLAISAGGVSREDVEARLEHLSVLEGQIVSRLAKNEFRGFIHG